A single genomic interval of Daucus carota subsp. sativus chromosome 1, DH1 v3.0, whole genome shotgun sequence harbors:
- the LOC108208339 gene encoding monothiol glutaredoxin-S14, chloroplastic encodes MAMMSLSLTNLRQSVPSPWSSIRSLPSNFPSQLPFTSAVGGGRPLVSSRTQTLRLRCLSALTPELKTTLDKVVTSEKVVLFMKGTKDFPQCGFSNNVVQILKSLNAPFETINILENELLRQGLKEYSSWPTFPQLYIDGEFFGGCDIVIEAYQSGELQELLERALLS; translated from the exons ATGGCGATGATGTCTTTGTCCCTCACTAATCTCCGTCAATCGGTACCATCACCGTGGTCGTCTATAAGAAGCCTTCCGTCCAATTTTCCATCGCAGCTCCCCTTCACCTCCGCCGTTGGTGGTGGTAGACCTCTTGTTTCATCTCGGACACAAACACTTCGTCTTCGATGCTTATCCG CTTTAACTCCTGAGCTAAAGACCACTCTGGATAAAGTCGTTACATCAGAGAAGGTCGTTCTTTTCATGAAGGGAACTAAGGACTTCCCGCAATGTGGATTCTCAAATAATGTTGTGCAGATACTCAAGTCCTTGAATGCACCTTTTGAAACTATAAACATTCTAGAGAACGAGCTTTTACGTCAGGGATTGAAGGAATATTCCAGCTGGCCAACATTTCCCCAACTCTACATTGACGGGGAGTTCTTTGGCGGTTGCGACATTGTCATAG AAGCATACCAGAGTGGAGAGTTGCAGGAACTACTTGAAAGGGCATTACTCTCCtga